In the genome of Microcoleus vaginatus PCC 9802, the window GTTCAGCTTGTCCCGGATCTGCCACACAATCTGAAGCACTTCATCGGGATACTGTCGCTGCACTTCAATTTGCCCAATTTCTTCGACAACCTGGGCAACAATAACCTCAGCTTCCTGTTCGGGAATTTCCACTGTTTTCGTTTGCTGAGCGAGAATCTGCCAATACTCCTTCTCGTACTCCCGGATTTTCGGCTTAATTTTTTCTTGCAACCGCTGCTCAGCTTGGATTTGTGGTAGTCCTGTTGTCAGGATAGCTTCTTGCTCTAAAGCGTGTTGCTGGTCTCGCAGAGATTTCAGGTTTTTTTCAAGTTGAGACAGACGATCGATCGGCATTGATTTAACTCCGGCAGACTGAACAACTCCTGACTTTAGTCTACAACCGGAAAATTCCAATATACGCATTAATGCGATCGAACTGATATCTTGCATTTTTTGCCAGATTCCGGCAGGGGTTGAAACCCCTGCCTCAAAGCGAAAGTCCACGCTTTTTGGACTGAAGAAAGGAGTGATTAAAAATTTCAAAAAAAGGATTGAAGCGGAGCTTGATCGCCTTTTCAGTCGTCTTTAGACGACTTGAGCTTTGAGGCGGGGGTTTCAACCCCCGACGGACTGTTGCAAGAAGTGCAAAAACTAAATCACAAATCAGTTTACCGTTCCAAAACCTCAACCAAGTCTTCCACCATCACATCGAAGACTTCAGCAAGTTTCTGCAAAGCCATGTAGTCCACGGTTGCCATTTTGGGAGCTTGGGCGTATGTTTTAACCGTGCTGTAGGGAATTCCCGTTCTGTCAGAGACTTCTTTCAGCGTCCAACCCTTTTCCTCAGCTAGTTCTCGAACTCGCAACCGTATTAACCCCATCTTCCCGCTGACAAATCAGTTTATTGTTCCAAAATCTCAACTAAATCTTCGATCGCAATATCGAACGCACGAGCCATCTTGTCGAAAGCTGTGTAGTCAACGGTAGCCATGCCTGGAGAATTGGCATAGGTAACGATCGTGGTATAGGGAATACCTGTTCTTTTGGAGACTTCTGTTAGATTCCAACCCTTTTCTTGAGCAAATTCTCGAACTCGCAGCCTAATTCGTCCCCTATTCCCAGCAAAAAATCAGCCTACTCTTCCAAAATCTCCACTAAATCTTCGATCGCAATATCGAACACGCGAGCCATTTTGTTTAAAGCTGTGTAATCTACCGTTGCCAGCTTGGGAGAATGGGCATAGCTTCTAACCGTACTGTAAGGAATGCCCGATCGCTCAGAAACTTCTTTAAGCGTCCAACCCTTTTCCTCAGCTAGTTCTCGAACCCGCAACCGAATTAGACCCATCTTGCACTTGACAGTCGATACGAACGTATCATAAAATTAATATTATCAAATTAGCGATCGCCCTCCGACCTGATAAATCAAGAGCGATCGCCTTTCATTCACCACCCACAAAAGTGGGAAGGATTTTCCTATGATACCAAAACAACCGACATATCGCGATCGACTTCAACCTTGGCATCTAATTCGCCACCTCCCCAACTGTCAGCGGTTAACAGTCGCCCGTTTCGCCCGCCGCCGTGATGCCGAATCTTACCTAAATGCACTGCGCCGCTTAATGCCCGCAGTCCCGCATACAATTGTGTTCGTAAATGCGGTGTCTGTGTTGGATGAAAACAGCGTTCCAATTCCGATGCAATTGCCGATCGAAGTTTAATTGTTGAAAAGTGCGATCGCCCTTCCACAAATAGGAATTATTCTATTTGACAGGAAGTGCGATCGCCCCTAATTTTCCCAAAACAACATTGCTAAACTATAAATAGAGTTGAGTCAAGGAGTCACATCAATGCCATCTCCCTTTCCTGGTATGGACCCGTATTTAGAGCATCCCGACTTTTGGCCAGCCCTACATCACTTGTTAATTAGTGAAATTTTTAGATTTTTGTCTCCCCAACTTCGTCCTAAGTATTTAGTCTCATTGGAAGTAAGAATCTATGAAACCGCTGACGACAATTTATCAATTGGCATTCCTGATGTAAACGTAATTCAGCCAAGAACCACAACCGAATTAATAACATCAAACGTAGCCGTTGCAGCGCCACCAACACAACCCTTGACAGTAAATATTCCCATGCCCTACCAGGTTCGGGAAGGCTATTTAGAAATTAGAGAAAGAGGAAACCAAGAATTAATCACCCTGATTGAAATCCTCTCGCCTAGCAATAAGCGCACAGGAAAAGGACGACAAATGTACGAAGAAAAGCGAGAAGAAATTTTAGGTAGCCGCACTCATTTAATTGAAATAGATTTATTGCGGCGCGGTCAAAAAATGCCAGTTATTGGCAATGACATTGAAAGCCACTATAGCGTTTTGGTGTGTCGGGGAAATCGCCGTCCCCGAGCAGATTTGTACGCTTTTAACGTGCAGAACCCGCTGCCTGCCTTTCCTTTACCACTGCGATCGGGCGATACCGAACCTATAATCAATTTGCAGGAATTATTCACTCAAATTTACGAGATAGCAAGTTACGACCTGAAGATAGATTATCGCAACTGGGAAGTCATACCACCGCTGTCAGAAGCCGATACAATTTGGGCAGATGCTTGGTTGCGCGATCGAGGATTGCGAGATTGATTTGGGGTGCAGCCATCCTCTTAGTCTGCGGAGGCAGACTTCGTTTTTGTAGAAGCGATTTCACTCGCAGAATGACTTAATTCTCAAATTGCTTGACAGCTAAACATCTTGACTTTGCATCAACCGCTGCTTCAAACGCGCCGGATCTCCCCGATCGACCACTTCGCCCTTTTCCAACAAAAAAGCCCCATCACAATAATTCAACTCATCCAAACGGTGAGTCACCCACAAAGCCGTAATCCCGCGATTTTTCACCAACCGCTGCACCGCAGCCACCAAATCCAACTGAGAATCAGGATCTAACAAAGCCGTCGGTTCATCTAACAGCAGAATTTCGCAGTGACGGGCGATCGCCCCAGCCAGGGCAATTCGCTGCTTTTGGCCCCCACTCAAAGCATAAATCGGCCGCCGCTGCAACTCCAGCAAATTCACAGCCTCCAAAGCCTCCGCCACCCTCTCCCGCACCTGAAGGTTAGAAAGCTTTTCCTCCACCAAACCAAAAGCCACATCCGCACCCACCGTCGGCATCACCAATTGGTGATCCGGGTTTTGGAACACAAAACCCACTCGCCCGCCCAGGTCAATTTCCCCCGACTGGGGGTGCAGCAGCCCAGCCATCAGCCTCAACAGCGTAGACTTGCCGCTGCCGTTAGTGCCCAAAAGCATCCAAAACTCGCCCTTAGGTACATCCAGAGAGCAACCTTGCAACACTCGATCGCCCGACGGCCAGCAAAAACCCAAATCCCGCACAGCAACGGCTGACTGGCTCATATCGGCACCAACACCCCCAGCCCTCATTCTGCTCCCATCGAGACAAAGCCAGGGGATCTGCCTGTAGATGACGCCCCCGATTTCTGAGAAACCACCACCCCAGAAATCTCGCTGCTGAGCACAGCTACCTTTTTCTCAGGATTTTTCTCGCAAGTTAGTTCCAAAATTTGCGGTTGGGAGTTGCGAATCGCCTCTAAGACCTGCTGGTAAACAGTATCAGCGTCCTCCTGCAACTTCCGCTGCACCGACAGCGATACGGGCGTGTTCTTCACAATGATGTCAATGCTGAACATATAGTCTTAAAAACCTAAATCTGGAGCTCTATCCTCAGTATATATATAGGACTTACCCAAGGAAACGCAGTTTCTTAGAAAAATAAGAGGTTGAGGCCGATATATCTACTAAGCCACCGGGCTTCTGACCCAAAGCGCAGACACTCCTATATAGTAGAAGTTCCCCAATGCAGGGCAAGGACTTCGGCGACTTCGAGGGCTTCGGGGACTTCGGCGACTTCGGAAAAATCAAGAGCCGGAAGTTTTTTAAGAAAAACTTGCTCTTGTAAAGAATTACCTCTATAATCGTTAATACGGTAAAGAAAAGTAAACTCTGTTCATAATCCAAGTTGTTTTCTGCTAAGCAGAGGCAACGGTTAGAGACTAATGACTAGAGGCAGATCCGTTGTAATTATATCCATTTGGAGATTTGCGTAAATGACAATCGCAGTCGGACGCGCCCAGACCGAAAGAGGCATCTTTGATGTACTCGACGACTGGCTCAAACGCGATCGCTTCGTCTTCGTAGGCTGGTCTGGCATCCTGCTATTCCCCTGCGCCTACCTAGCCATCGGTGGCTGGTTAACAGGCACCACCTTCGTCACATCCTGGTACACCCACGGTTTGGCAAGTTCCTACC includes:
- a CDS encoding ABC transporter ATP-binding protein, which gives rise to MRAGGVGADMSQSAVAVRDLGFCWPSGDRVLQGCSLDVPKGEFWMLLGTNGSGKSTLLRLMAGLLHPQSGEIDLGGRVGFVFQNPDHQLVMPTVGADVAFGLVEEKLSNLQVRERVAEALEAVNLLELQRRPIYALSGGQKQRIALAGAIARHCEILLLDEPTALLDPDSQLDLVAAVQRLVKNRGITALWVTHRLDELNYCDGAFLLEKGEVVDRGDPARLKQRLMQSQDV
- a CDS encoding XRE family transcriptional regulator, whose product is MGLIRLRVRELAEEKGWTLKEVSDRTGIPYSTVKTYAQAPKMATVDYMALQKLAEVFDVMVEDLVEVLER
- a CDS encoding XRE family transcriptional regulator yields the protein MGLIRLRVRELAEEKGWTLKEVSERSGIPYSTVRSYAHSPKLATVDYTALNKMARVFDIAIEDLVEILEE
- a CDS encoding XRE family transcriptional regulator — its product is MRLRVREFAQEKGWNLTEVSKRTGIPYTTIVTYANSPGMATVDYTAFDKMARAFDIAIEDLVEILEQ
- a CDS encoding DUF4058 family protein — translated: MPSPFPGMDPYLEHPDFWPALHHLLISEIFRFLSPQLRPKYLVSLEVRIYETADDNLSIGIPDVNVIQPRTTTELITSNVAVAAPPTQPLTVNIPMPYQVREGYLEIRERGNQELITLIEILSPSNKRTGKGRQMYEEKREEILGSRTHLIEIDLLRRGQKMPVIGNDIESHYSVLVCRGNRRPRADLYAFNVQNPLPAFPLPLRSGDTEPIINLQELFTQIYEIASYDLKIDYRNWEVIPPLSEADTIWADAWLRDRGLRD